A single genomic interval of Terriglobus albidus harbors:
- a CDS encoding IS5 family transposase, translating into MRGEEAKQSGMFSYVTMEQRIASDHPVRRIRTMVDAALKRMDGELSQLYAATGRPSIAPERLLRAQLLMVLYSIRSERQLMEQLNYNLLFRWFVGMEIDDPVWDVTVFTKNRERLIAGEASQKLLLAVLEEASQHKLLSEEHFTVDGTLIQAWANRRSFHEKADPPDRGTGAGGKKLLRDTHESSTDPEARLYRKSSSGASVPSYLGHVITENRNGLVVAAMATQAGTTEERAAALKMLKRIKRKKRITLGADKGYQYEKFIKALRRRKVRPHVAEYEPNPKWPNWLNSKERSEPGYAISQRKRKLVEKVFGWMKLDRSMRQTKLRGLRKVDWMVQLMAAAHNLLRLVKLIPPIPAQS; encoded by the coding sequence ATGCGGGGAGAAGAAGCGAAGCAGAGCGGGATGTTCAGTTACGTAACGATGGAGCAGCGGATCGCATCGGATCATCCGGTGCGGAGGATCCGGACTATGGTGGATGCGGCACTGAAGCGGATGGATGGTGAGTTGTCGCAGCTTTACGCGGCGACAGGGCGACCATCGATCGCGCCGGAACGTCTGCTGCGTGCGCAGTTGCTGATGGTGCTGTACTCGATTCGCTCGGAACGGCAGTTGATGGAGCAGCTGAACTATAACCTGTTGTTCCGCTGGTTCGTGGGCATGGAGATTGACGATCCGGTGTGGGACGTGACGGTATTTACCAAGAACCGGGAGCGTCTGATCGCCGGCGAAGCCAGCCAGAAGCTTCTGCTGGCGGTGCTGGAGGAAGCTAGCCAGCACAAGCTGCTCAGCGAAGAACACTTCACGGTGGACGGCACGCTGATCCAGGCATGGGCCAACCGGCGCAGCTTCCATGAGAAGGCCGATCCTCCGGACCGTGGGACGGGAGCGGGTGGTAAGAAGCTACTGCGTGATACTCATGAGTCCTCTACCGATCCGGAAGCGCGGCTGTATCGCAAGAGCTCCAGCGGAGCATCGGTTCCCAGCTATCTGGGCCATGTGATCACCGAGAACCGCAACGGTCTGGTGGTGGCGGCCATGGCCACACAGGCCGGGACGACAGAGGAACGTGCAGCGGCTCTGAAGATGTTGAAGCGGATCAAGCGTAAAAAGCGGATCACGCTGGGAGCCGACAAGGGCTATCAGTACGAGAAGTTCATCAAGGCCCTGCGCCGTCGCAAGGTCAGGCCGCACGTGGCCGAGTATGAGCCGAACCCCAAATGGCCCAACTGGCTCAACAGCAAGGAACGCAGCGAGCCGGGATATGCGATCAGTCAGAGGAAACGCAAACTGGTTGAGAAGGTCTTCGGTTGGATGAAGCTGGACCGTTCGATGCGACAGACCAAGCTGCGTGGGCTACGCAAGGTGGACTGGATGGTACAGCTCATGGCCGCAGCCCATAATCTCCTGCGGCTGGTGAAGCTGATACCTCCCATCCCAGCACAGTCATGA
- a CDS encoding CerR family C-terminal domain-containing protein, with product MTERDDARSRLIEAAMELFAEKGYEGTSVRDLATAAGVNVAAVSYHFGSKDALYTETLRACLAPCAEMRTRMQAHLNLAKQKKGRKAAEDALRGCIRDFLELLVSPAAKHSHLVMREQSEAKPRFEPVIREFFEPVGTILHEVILMLAPGLPQPTVFMTISGIIGQCLHIFKARATYRVLAGVDSHSPEYIEMVSKHMAHFTALGLLGLEREKGTS from the coding sequence GTGACAGAACGAGACGACGCGCGGTCACGTCTGATCGAGGCTGCGATGGAACTCTTTGCGGAGAAAGGCTACGAGGGAACGAGCGTGCGCGATCTCGCAACGGCGGCGGGTGTGAACGTAGCCGCAGTCAGCTATCACTTCGGCAGCAAGGATGCGCTCTACACCGAGACTCTGCGGGCGTGCCTGGCTCCCTGTGCCGAGATGCGAACGCGGATGCAGGCGCACCTCAATCTGGCGAAGCAGAAGAAAGGACGCAAAGCGGCGGAAGATGCGCTGCGCGGGTGTATCCGCGATTTTCTGGAACTGCTGGTGTCGCCCGCAGCCAAGCACAGCCATCTGGTCATGCGCGAGCAGTCGGAAGCCAAACCTCGTTTCGAGCCGGTCATACGAGAGTTCTTTGAGCCCGTAGGAACCATCCTGCACGAGGTGATTTTGATGCTGGCGCCAGGGCTTCCGCAGCCGACCGTGTTCATGACGATCTCGGGAATCATCGGGCAGTGCCTGCACATCTTCAAGGCACGCGCGACCTACCGCGTGCTCGCGGGAGTTGATTCGCACAGCCCCGAGTACATCGAGATGGTGTCAAAACACATGGCACATTTCACCGCACTTGGACTGCTCGGACTCGAGCGCGAGAAAGGGACTAGCTAA
- a CDS encoding ABC transporter ATP-binding protein, translating into MANGCDTENGTHAACLRGVTRLFGVGTTEVHALDNVDFNVHTGELLLLVGPSGCGKTTLLSVLAGILDATSGDVDVFGTRIDQLSQQEKTQFRRDNIGFIFQQYNLLPTLTAAENVAIPLLIHKVDFEEAVAKARVYLEKVGLAERADFLPSQLSGGQQQRVAIARALITEPRLIVCDEPTAALDGETGKMILEMFRSTALTSDRAIVVVTHDSRIFPYGDRIAEMLDGRILSIHQNEFTPAHRAFLL; encoded by the coding sequence GTGGCTAATGGATGCGACACAGAAAACGGCACGCACGCAGCCTGCCTGCGAGGAGTAACCAGGCTGTTCGGCGTAGGGACGACGGAAGTGCATGCACTGGATAACGTCGATTTCAACGTGCACACCGGAGAGCTGCTGCTGTTAGTAGGCCCATCGGGATGCGGCAAGACAACGCTGCTGAGTGTGCTGGCCGGGATTCTGGATGCAACGTCGGGTGACGTCGACGTCTTCGGGACACGCATCGATCAGCTTAGCCAGCAGGAGAAAACCCAGTTTCGGCGCGACAACATCGGGTTCATCTTTCAGCAGTACAACCTTCTGCCTACCTTAACAGCGGCGGAGAACGTCGCGATTCCGCTGCTGATTCACAAGGTGGACTTCGAGGAAGCTGTAGCGAAGGCTCGGGTGTATCTCGAAAAAGTGGGGCTGGCAGAGCGTGCGGACTTTCTCCCCTCGCAGCTTTCAGGCGGACAACAACAGCGCGTGGCCATTGCGCGCGCTCTGATTACCGAGCCGCGCCTGATTGTGTGCGACGAACCGACGGCGGCACTCGATGGTGAGACGGGAAAGATGATTCTCGAGATGTTTCGCTCAACCGCGCTGACAAGCGACCGGGCCATCGTGGTGGTAACCCATGACAGCCGTATCTTTCCCTACGGCGATCGAATCGCCGAGATGCTGGATGGGCGGATTCTCTCGATTCACCAGAATGAATTTACGCCCGCTCATAGAGCATTTCTCCTGTAG
- a CDS encoding ABC transporter permease, which yields MWRIAIKMLMGDRSKYFTLVSSLVVVSFLFLQQGSIFCGLILRTARPVEVVGAPIWVSDPQLRSVDESKPLLDTDLQRIRSVPGVKWAVPLLLQLVSAHLPDGNYQTVRLYGLDNDTFFGRPRMISGNGQLLTQDQAVIIGRAESEKLNNPKPGQVFEMNDNQARVVGIADVPRDFFSYPFVYASYDRALQYAPQQRKQLNYVLAAPADGLPVSEVTRRIRQTTGLAAYSEQEFRWLTMDYYMKNTGIPASIGISLAMVFLVGMSIVGQTFYQFALQNERYFGALKAMGTSSMTLTKMILLQALLVGLVGYGAGAGLGGIFGLIAGGQDSKIAFATPWPMVAISFVAVIAICLLSALISIRKVVKLEPAVVFRG from the coding sequence ATGTGGCGGATTGCAATCAAGATGCTGATGGGCGACCGCAGCAAATATTTCACGCTGGTGAGCAGCCTGGTTGTCGTATCGTTTCTGTTTCTACAGCAGGGCTCGATCTTCTGTGGGTTGATCCTGCGCACGGCCCGGCCGGTTGAAGTTGTCGGCGCGCCAATCTGGGTAAGCGATCCGCAACTACGCAGCGTGGACGAGAGCAAACCGCTGCTCGATACCGACCTGCAGCGGATACGCAGCGTACCGGGCGTGAAGTGGGCGGTGCCTCTGCTGTTGCAACTCGTCTCGGCACATCTGCCGGATGGGAACTATCAAACGGTGCGGCTCTACGGCCTGGACAACGATACTTTTTTCGGCCGGCCCAGAATGATCTCAGGCAACGGACAACTGCTGACGCAGGATCAGGCGGTAATTATCGGGCGGGCGGAGTCGGAGAAGCTGAATAATCCCAAGCCTGGGCAGGTCTTCGAGATGAATGACAACCAGGCGCGCGTAGTCGGGATTGCCGATGTGCCGCGTGATTTCTTTTCGTATCCGTTTGTCTATGCCTCGTACGACCGCGCGCTGCAGTATGCGCCGCAGCAGCGCAAGCAGTTGAACTATGTGCTGGCTGCTCCGGCGGACGGATTACCAGTGAGCGAGGTAACCCGGCGCATTCGCCAGACAACAGGCCTGGCCGCTTACTCCGAGCAGGAGTTCCGCTGGCTGACGATGGATTACTACATGAAGAACACCGGCATTCCGGCCAGTATCGGGATCTCGCTCGCGATGGTCTTTCTTGTGGGCATGTCGATTGTGGGGCAGACCTTTTATCAGTTCGCTCTGCAGAACGAGCGCTATTTCGGCGCCCTGAAAGCGATGGGCACCAGCTCCATGACACTGACGAAGATGATTCTGCTGCAGGCGCTCCTGGTGGGCCTGGTGGGTTATGGCGCGGGAGCAGGACTGGGCGGCATCTTCGGACTGATTGCGGGCGGGCAGGACAGCAAGATCGCCTTTGCTACACCCTGGCCAATGGTGGCGATCAGCTTTGTGGCGGTGATCGCAATCTGTCTGCTGTCGGCGCTGATCAGCATTCGCAAAGTAGTGAAACTTGAACCGGCGGTGGTGTTCCGTGGCTAA